In Corylus avellana chromosome ca2, CavTom2PMs-1.0, the following proteins share a genomic window:
- the LOC132169334 gene encoding uncharacterized protein LOC132169334, with translation MVKLAFALTIASRKLHPYFEAHSIKVLTEYPHKKALKGFLAEFTNLLETQECLRDEVWVIYVDGSSRKKNGGAEVVLITLDGEELRSSLRLEFKSTNNEAKYEVVLAGVSLALEMGTEFVENFFKKFCIIKIPRKENEQANHLARIGSATEGGVKETKEPVQILLKLAINKERMVLAIEVMPKWAEELVEFLAKGTLPTNKKKVVQLRTMAARFSMVNGTIYKRRFMLPILKCVSKEEGDYILREIHEGIYGSHLGARMLAHKAVRAGFYWQNMSQDSMKMVRTCDNCQHFANVSKQPPEELSFISSPWPFSQWGVNIVGPLSQGKGGVRFVVVAVDYFTKWAEVEALVNKTTKCMERFLWKNVICRYGIPHAFVTDNGKQFDCDSFRD, from the exons ATGGTGAAGCTTGCCTTCGCTTTGACCATTGCATCAAGGAAGCTTCATCCATACTTCGAGGCTCATTCAATCAAAGTCCTAACTGAGTACCCACATAAGAAG GCCCTCAAAGGCTTCTTGGCAGAATTCACGAATTTGCTAGAAACACAAGAATGCCTGAGGGACGAAGTATGGGTGATCTACGTGGATGGATCATCCAGAAAGAAGAATGGTGGAGCAGAAGTGGTGTTGATAACACTAGATGGAGAAGAGTTGCGTAGTTCTTTGAGGCTGGAGTTCAAGAGTACCAACAATGAAGCCAAATATGAAGTAGTCTTAGCAGGAGTTAGCTTGGCTCTAGAGATGGGAACAGAATTTGTTGAA aattttttcaaaaaattctgtATAATCAAAATCCCAAGGAAAGAGAATGAACAGGCAAATCATTTGGCTCGGATAGGTTCAGCAACCGAGGGCGGTGTGAAAGAAACCAAAGAACCAGTCCAAATTCTACTCAAGCTTGCTATAAACAAGGAGAGAATGGTTTTAGCAATAGAGGTGATGCCAAAATGGGCAGAAGAGTTGGTGGAATTTTTGGCGAAGGGAACTCTTCCAactaacaaaaagaaagtaGTCCAATTGAGGACAATGGCTGCTCGGTTCAGCATGGTAAATGGAACCATCTACAAACGACGTTTCATGTTACCCATTCTCAAGTGTGTCTCTAAGGAGGAAGGTGATTACATCCTCCGAGAGATTCATGAAGGCATCTATGGCAGTCATTTGGGTGCAAGAATGTTGGCACACAAAGCTGTCCGAGCAGGTTTCTACTGGCAGAATATGAGTCAGGACTCGATGAAAATGGTTAGGACTTGCGACAATTGCCAACACTTTGCCAATGTTTCCAAGCAACCCCCTGAGGAGCTAAGTTTCATTTCCTCACCTTGGCCCTTCTCGCAGTGGGGGGTAAATATAGTAGGACCATTGTCCCAAGGAAAGGGGGGTGTTCGGTTCGTAGTGGTGGCAGTAGATTACTTCACAAAATGGGCAGAAGTGGAGGCCTTGGTGAACAAaacaaccaaatgcatggagaGGTTCCTCTGGAAGAATGTCATATGTCGGTATGGCATTCCACACGCATTTGTAACTGACAATGGGAAGCAATTTGATTGTGACTCATTCCGAGATTGA